A section of the Chryseobacterium ginsenosidimutans genome encodes:
- a CDS encoding S46 family peptidase has translation MKRILLLFTFLLSFVQMRADEGMWLLMLVKRLNGVDMQKEGLHLTPEEIYSVNNSSLKDAIVSFGGFCTGEIVSNQGLIFTNHHCGYGAVAAASTPEKDYLKNGFWAMKQKDEFNAKDLYVRFLVRMDDATQRINSKLNNNMSAADRKAVIDAETKAIQSENSENGKYTVVVKDFFNGNEFYYFVYQDYKDIRLVGAPPSSLGKFGGDTDNWEWPRHTADFTVFRVYADAAGNPAEFAPTNVPLKPKHFLPVSLKGVKPGDFSMILGYPGRTNRYLTSYGIQQMVGKDYPAWVEASKLAMDVMKKYMNKDKGTQLNYASQYASVANYWKNRQGTIDAVIKNGTITDKQAIEEKFKTWAVQPANIGEYETVLEDIGIYYKQTSDRNVERNYATQLLRNAKYFSLALQVGPVLRAYAEQDMKGRLAMKPKVDAAIKAAYENINTNLEGEMMNSMVNLYQTKVNKDVASETIMGLDAKSLSNVAYSSIFANKTSATNFILNPDRLKLDADPLLKIANGIVADQKASSERFMKIDDNFAKNNRLFLAGLMKAMPDKKFYPDANSTMRLTYGTVDKLPIREDRNYFGVTDNYYTDMTGLVGKYKKGDEEFDLPQRVIDLYNIKDFGQYADAKGYMPVNFLSNNDITGGNSGSPVIDGDGNLIGIAFDGNSEALSGDIVFEQEWQKTINVDVRFVLWTIDKYAGARRLIDELQLVKDANTPADTKTKPAKPLKAVKKAK, from the coding sequence ATGAAAAGAATATTACTACTATTCACTTTCCTTTTAAGTTTTGTTCAAATGAGGGCAGACGAGGGAATGTGGCTGTTAATGCTCGTAAAAAGACTTAATGGTGTAGATATGCAAAAAGAAGGTTTGCATCTTACGCCTGAAGAAATTTATTCTGTCAACAATTCAAGCTTGAAAGATGCAATCGTAAGTTTCGGTGGTTTCTGTACAGGTGAGATTGTTTCCAATCAGGGTCTTATTTTTACAAATCACCATTGTGGTTATGGTGCTGTAGCTGCGGCTTCTACACCGGAAAAAGACTACCTTAAGAACGGATTCTGGGCAATGAAGCAAAAAGACGAATTCAATGCGAAAGATCTTTATGTAAGATTTTTAGTAAGAATGGATGATGCTACACAGAGAATCAATTCTAAATTAAACAACAACATGTCCGCTGCAGATAGAAAAGCTGTGATTGATGCTGAAACTAAAGCAATCCAGTCTGAAAACTCTGAAAACGGAAAATATACCGTAGTAGTAAAAGATTTCTTTAATGGAAATGAATTTTACTATTTCGTTTATCAAGATTATAAGGATATCAGATTAGTTGGAGCTCCGCCTTCATCATTGGGGAAATTTGGTGGTGATACAGATAACTGGGAGTGGCCAAGACATACTGCAGACTTTACAGTTTTCAGAGTATATGCAGATGCTGCAGGAAACCCTGCTGAGTTTGCACCAACGAACGTTCCTTTAAAACCTAAGCATTTCTTACCTGTTTCTCTTAAAGGAGTGAAACCGGGTGATTTCTCAATGATTTTGGGTTATCCGGGAAGAACAAACCGTTATTTGACTTCTTACGGAATTCAGCAAATGGTTGGTAAAGATTATCCGGCTTGGGTTGAAGCTTCTAAATTAGCCATGGACGTAATGAAAAAGTACATGAATAAGGATAAAGGAACTCAACTTAATTATGCTTCTCAATACGCTTCTGTAGCTAACTATTGGAAAAACAGACAAGGAACAATTGATGCTGTTATCAAAAACGGAACAATTACAGATAAGCAAGCTATTGAAGAAAAATTCAAAACTTGGGCTGTACAACCTGCAAACATTGGTGAGTACGAAACTGTTTTGGAGGATATCGGTATTTATTACAAGCAAACGTCTGACAGAAATGTTGAAAGAAACTATGCTACTCAACTTTTAAGAAATGCTAAATATTTCTCTCTTGCATTACAGGTTGGTCCTGTTCTAAGAGCTTATGCTGAGCAGGATATGAAAGGAAGATTGGCAATGAAGCCAAAAGTAGATGCTGCTATCAAAGCTGCTTACGAAAACATCAATACAAACCTTGAAGGTGAAATGATGAACTCAATGGTAAATCTTTACCAGACAAAAGTGAACAAAGATGTTGCTTCTGAAACAATTATGGGATTAGATGCCAAATCTCTTTCTAATGTTGCTTATTCATCAATCTTTGCAAATAAAACGTCTGCTACAAACTTTATTTTGAACCCGGACCGTTTAAAATTAGATGCAGATCCGCTTTTGAAAATTGCAAACGGAATTGTGGCTGATCAAAAAGCTTCAAGCGAGAGATTTATGAAAATTGATGATAATTTTGCTAAAAACAACAGATTATTCTTAGCAGGATTAATGAAGGCTATGCCTGATAAGAAATTCTATCCGGATGCAAACTCTACAATGAGATTGACTTACGGAACTGTAGATAAATTGCCAATCAGAGAAGACAGAAATTACTTCGGTGTTACTGATAACTATTATACAGATATGACAGGTCTTGTAGGAAAATACAAGAAAGGAGATGAAGAGTTTGACCTTCCACAAAGGGTTATTGATCTTTATAATATCAAAGATTTCGGTCAGTATGCTGATGCTAAAGGTTATATGCCGGTAAACTTCTTGTCAAACAACGATATTACAGGAGGTAACTCTGGTTCTCCGGTAATCGATGGAGATGGAAACCTTATCGGTATCGCATTCGACGGAAACAGTGAAGCGTTAAGCGGTGACATCGTTTTCGAACAGGAATGGCAAAAAACAATCAACGTAGACGTTCGTTTTGTTCTTTGGACAATCGACAAATATGCGGGTGCAAGAAGACTAATTGACGAATTACAATTAGTAAAAGATGCAAATACTCCTGCAGATACAAAAACAAAACCAGCTAAACCTTTAAAGGCAGTTAAAAAAGCAAAATAA
- a CDS encoding META domain-containing protein, producing the protein MKKIIFTVLAFLCLGFALNCSSVPVKNSQIQREWMLISFENYTKEDLIKNNAKIDLTSTIENGKIKGNAFMGCNRMFFSSEFKANGKMKISGIAGTEMMCQNIKLEDDFSKSFKNMTNYKVEGHFLRLTDDQGHSMKFIAADWD; encoded by the coding sequence ATGAAAAAAATAATATTTACCGTTTTAGCCTTTTTATGCTTGGGATTTGCTTTAAACTGCTCATCAGTTCCGGTAAAAAACTCACAGATTCAAAGAGAATGGATGCTCATTTCTTTTGAAAATTATACTAAGGAAGATCTAATTAAAAACAATGCTAAAATTGATTTAACCTCAACCATCGAAAACGGAAAAATTAAAGGAAATGCTTTTATGGGCTGTAACAGGATGTTTTTCAGTTCAGAATTTAAAGCTAACGGTAAAATGAAAATATCAGGAATTGCAGGCACGGAAATGATGTGTCAGAATATAAAACTGGAAGACGATTTTTCGAAAAGTTTTAAAAATATGACGAATTATAAAGTTGAAGGTCATTTTTTAAGATTGACTGATGATCAGGGACATTCAATGAAGTTTATTGCAGCAGATTGGGATTAA